A window of Pirellula sp. SH-Sr6A contains these coding sequences:
- a CDS encoding aminotransferase class IV: MANGSVTLLADSSAFRCVSEDRALREFDPHAPVWSLSDTGPIWGAFLVERFRTLRGKALPLTEHRIRLRLGAEYFGWSSQPILETFDQLVESLLNANRNLLADSGDASVVALFSPTATGWEAMGYLLPIPFARLDHWYREGASLCSVSIRAPSADCIPVAIKHRSRLPYWIADQQAKAKEPDAIALLQTNRGTLADTSLANIALWSEESGWTTPLDSECHPGTTLAKTIRILAESGEAVVKKSLTPHDLQRADAAIMLGSTGLIWPIGRWNGESLGSKQGVAKWKELEARWIEFAGLDFVAQASAYANRDVRR, from the coding sequence TTGGCCAACGGATCTGTGACACTGTTAGCCGATAGCTCGGCATTCCGCTGCGTCAGTGAAGACCGCGCATTGCGCGAATTCGATCCGCACGCTCCCGTTTGGTCACTCTCCGACACAGGGCCCATCTGGGGTGCCTTCCTCGTCGAACGATTCCGAACCCTCCGCGGGAAGGCGCTGCCCCTCACAGAACATCGCATTCGACTGCGACTCGGTGCGGAATATTTTGGATGGTCTTCCCAACCTATCCTCGAGACTTTCGACCAACTCGTCGAATCTCTCCTGAACGCGAATCGCAATCTCCTTGCCGATTCCGGGGATGCCAGCGTTGTCGCTCTCTTTTCACCCACCGCCACCGGTTGGGAAGCCATGGGGTATCTCCTCCCCATCCCCTTCGCGCGACTGGACCATTGGTATCGTGAAGGTGCATCGCTTTGTTCGGTATCGATTCGGGCTCCCTCAGCGGATTGCATACCGGTCGCCATCAAACACCGAAGCCGGCTCCCTTACTGGATTGCGGATCAGCAAGCCAAAGCGAAAGAACCAGACGCTATAGCGCTGCTGCAAACCAACCGAGGAACCCTGGCTGATACCTCCCTGGCCAATATCGCTTTATGGAGTGAGGAATCGGGTTGGACCACGCCGCTCGATAGCGAGTGCCATCCTGGGACAACCCTCGCCAAAACCATTCGCATCCTGGCAGAGTCTGGGGAAGCCGTCGTGAAAAAGTCGCTTACCCCTCACGACCTTCAACGGGCGGACGCGGCGATCATGCTGGGATCGACCGGCTTGATATGGCCCATCGGACGCTGGAACGGAGAATCTCTTGGGTCCAAACAGGGAGTAGCGAAGTGGAAGGAACTGGAGGCACGCTGGATCGAGTTCGCGGGCTTGGATTTCGTTGCCCAAGCCTCCGCGTACGCGAATCGCGATGTCCGTCGTTAG
- a CDS encoding DUF2231 domain-containing protein produces the protein MAYPSNHSPASQNHRFAIRCALLFAALVSLHFAIPTSGVSQDPPDASTAEPVPAGTTEPQQETEPKKGIVDFAKDIAPLLKSECFSCHQGEKAKGGFEVGDREAVLGYIEPGDASASSLWTDYLIQPSKTIDTESLVMPPDGPMAPQKLALLKLWIDEGAIWPDGVTLGVATDAASPVAPVAPVVGGSFWQRSYRAIGYFHPAVVHFPIALFIVAGVCSFLSYFLGKRCESMAFHCLWIATLSTIAAVVMGWSFADQRGYPAWNQSLGRNASHEEMTLFYHRWVGSLMLLLSLVVVIIGLFSGRGESTRLRNFWKVGAMLLALMVSIVGHQGGELVYGEIFDKAMEQFSK, from the coding sequence ATGGCATATCCATCGAATCATTCCCCGGCGAGTCAAAACCATCGGTTTGCAATCCGGTGCGCGCTGCTTTTTGCGGCACTCGTCTCGTTGCACTTCGCGATTCCCACCAGCGGGGTTTCTCAAGATCCCCCCGACGCGTCGACGGCCGAGCCCGTACCGGCCGGAACTACCGAGCCTCAGCAGGAGACGGAACCCAAGAAGGGGATCGTCGATTTTGCGAAGGATATTGCGCCGCTTTTGAAGTCCGAATGTTTTTCGTGTCATCAAGGGGAGAAGGCGAAGGGAGGGTTCGAAGTTGGCGATCGGGAAGCCGTGTTGGGTTACATAGAGCCTGGGGACGCTTCGGCCAGTTCGCTCTGGACCGACTACTTGATCCAGCCATCCAAGACAATCGATACTGAGAGTTTGGTCATGCCGCCTGACGGGCCCATGGCTCCGCAGAAATTGGCGCTGCTCAAGCTTTGGATCGACGAAGGAGCGATTTGGCCCGACGGGGTAACATTGGGAGTCGCGACCGACGCGGCTTCACCGGTCGCTCCCGTGGCGCCGGTCGTGGGCGGATCGTTTTGGCAAAGAAGCTATCGTGCGATAGGGTATTTTCATCCCGCGGTCGTACACTTTCCCATCGCACTTTTTATTGTCGCAGGTGTCTGCTCGTTCCTGTCGTATTTCCTTGGCAAACGCTGCGAAAGCATGGCTTTTCATTGCTTGTGGATCGCCACGCTCTCCACGATCGCGGCGGTCGTGATGGGCTGGTCTTTTGCGGACCAGCGCGGCTACCCTGCGTGGAATCAATCGCTCGGGCGAAACGCGTCGCACGAAGAGATGACCTTGTTCTACCACCGGTGGGTAGGAAGTCTGATGCTCCTGTTGAGTTTGGTCGTCGTCATCATCGGCCTTTTCTCGGGGCGAGGTGAATCCACCCGATTGCGGAATTTCTGGAAAGTCGGCGCGATGCTCTTGGCCCTGATGGTGAGCATTGTGGGACACCAGGGTGGAGAGTTGGTGTACGGAGAGATCTTTGACAAAGCGATGGAGCAATTCAGCAAGTAG
- a CDS encoding prolyl oligopeptidase family serine peptidase, whose translation MKSRSQLRWALHAALAVSALSSVGMAQEKNSAPSSSPNPSPASKQIVPSTPSQTAAVPIESIYEPREYVGASNQTLKYRLMKPYQYSFGKKYPLVVFLHGAGERGDDNVSTLKHGAKDFADEARRKEFPAYVLIPQCPKDKKWSEVDWSKPSSELPDQASDSMQLLKELVDEMVENAGVDTERIYITGLSMGGYGTWDAIARYPNFFAAAAPICGGGDPKTVERFRNLPIWCFHGAKDPVVKVIRSQEMIEALKKVGGNPRYTEYPDLQHDSWTVTYKNPEFYTWLFAQRKSNVSE comes from the coding sequence ATGAAATCTCGATCGCAACTGCGTTGGGCTTTGCACGCCGCACTCGCCGTATCGGCCTTGTCGTCGGTGGGCATGGCGCAAGAAAAAAACTCGGCACCGTCATCTTCTCCCAATCCATCCCCTGCGTCGAAACAAATCGTGCCAAGCACTCCATCGCAAACTGCTGCGGTCCCCATCGAATCGATTTACGAGCCTCGCGAGTATGTGGGTGCGAGCAATCAGACTCTTAAGTACCGACTGATGAAGCCCTATCAGTACAGCTTTGGCAAAAAGTATCCGCTCGTCGTTTTCTTGCACGGAGCGGGTGAACGCGGCGATGACAATGTCAGTACTCTCAAGCATGGTGCCAAGGACTTTGCCGACGAAGCCCGTCGCAAAGAGTTCCCAGCGTATGTCCTGATCCCGCAGTGCCCCAAAGACAAGAAGTGGTCGGAGGTGGATTGGAGCAAGCCTTCGAGCGAGCTACCCGATCAAGCCAGCGACTCGATGCAGCTTTTGAAGGAGCTGGTGGACGAGATGGTCGAGAACGCGGGGGTCGACACCGAACGGATCTATATCACAGGACTATCCATGGGTGGGTATGGAACTTGGGATGCTATCGCTCGTTATCCCAACTTTTTCGCAGCCGCCGCACCGATATGTGGTGGCGGTGATCCCAAAACGGTCGAGCGGTTTCGCAACTTGCCGATTTGGTGTTTCCATGGTGCGAAAGATCCGGTTGTGAAAGTGATTCGATCGCAGGAGATGATCGAGGCATTGAAAAAGGTAGGGGGCAATCCTCGATACACCGAGTACCCTGACTTGCAGCACGATAGTTGGACCGTCACCTACAAAAACCCTGAGTTCTACACTTGGTTGTTCGCCCAACGGAAATCGAACGTTTCGGAATAA
- the mutL gene encoding DNA mismatch repair endonuclease MutL has translation MPTIRKLPVGLVNKIAAGEVIERPASVVKELLENSIDAGAGSVEVSIEGGGIDLIRITDNGCGIAPEQLPLAIAPHATSKLPHDDDLFDVRTLGFRGEALASIAEISHMSIRSRTTDSDCASILSVKGGEAEPVQPTSGPIGTTIEIRHLFFNTPVRRKFMKSAQTEMGHVVEAFTRIALAYPHVHLVLNNGSRTLYDLPPTERWSERIRKFFGDEVADALISIDQKDERVSIRGYVADPSVSRSNNRMQYLFLNGRYIRDRALQHSLGEAYRGLLMVGRMPVCFLHIDIDPKTVDVNVHPTKVEVRFEDSGAIYSRLLSGLRTKFLNSDLVARVRTSDSTSHQVDSTAASSLPVPLAAGRGIPNPNELLDWAKTTTNALPSRLPEFRPFSPTSRGQSLDDPFFGPSLPTVAPTPWSTSPTGSDLPPTAVVWSADRPVALMDDETEAIDSDAPLAPSYANSGIDKSSIDGTKANIGFQIHNRYLITEDEQGMVIIDQHALHERILYEQIKNKVLAKTLDVQRLLVPETITLSAAETAMALEFQDVLREIGIDIEPFGGDTLLVSSYPAMLQGISPGEMLRQVLDPLMSGGKKPDVRNLLDELMNMVACKAAIKAGDRLTSDEISSLLSQRHLYHDTHHCPHGRPTALFFSREQLDKMFKRT, from the coding sequence ATGCCAACGATACGAAAGCTCCCCGTCGGGCTGGTCAATAAAATCGCTGCAGGCGAAGTCATCGAAAGACCTGCGAGCGTCGTCAAGGAACTGCTGGAAAACAGCATCGATGCCGGTGCGGGCTCGGTCGAGGTCTCGATCGAAGGTGGCGGAATTGACTTGATCCGCATCACCGATAACGGTTGCGGAATCGCTCCAGAACAACTCCCCTTGGCCATCGCCCCCCACGCAACGAGCAAACTGCCTCATGATGACGATCTCTTCGATGTGCGAACCCTAGGATTTCGCGGAGAAGCATTGGCCTCGATCGCAGAAATCAGCCATATGTCGATTCGAAGCCGCACGACCGATAGTGACTGCGCGTCCATTCTCAGCGTCAAGGGTGGAGAAGCGGAACCCGTTCAACCGACTTCGGGACCGATCGGAACCACCATCGAGATCCGGCACTTATTTTTCAACACCCCTGTCCGTCGCAAGTTCATGAAAAGCGCACAGACGGAAATGGGGCACGTCGTCGAAGCCTTCACCCGCATCGCCTTGGCCTACCCGCATGTCCATCTCGTGCTAAACAACGGTTCTCGTACCCTCTACGATCTGCCGCCAACCGAACGCTGGTCCGAACGGATCCGAAAATTCTTTGGCGACGAAGTTGCCGATGCCTTGATCTCCATCGACCAAAAAGATGAACGCGTCTCGATTCGAGGTTACGTCGCAGATCCATCGGTTTCTCGCAGCAATAACCGTATGCAGTACCTCTTCTTGAACGGTCGTTACATTCGAGACCGAGCGCTTCAACACTCCCTCGGAGAAGCCTATCGCGGACTCCTTATGGTCGGCCGAATGCCAGTCTGTTTCTTGCACATCGATATCGACCCTAAAACCGTCGATGTCAACGTCCACCCCACCAAAGTCGAAGTTCGCTTCGAAGATAGCGGCGCCATCTATAGCCGCCTCCTCTCCGGCCTGCGCACTAAATTCCTCAATAGCGATTTGGTCGCCCGCGTCAGGACCTCCGATTCCACCTCCCATCAAGTGGACTCCACGGCAGCAAGCAGCCTGCCTGTCCCCCTCGCTGCCGGACGTGGAATCCCCAATCCCAACGAACTCCTAGATTGGGCCAAAACGACTACCAACGCTCTCCCAAGCCGCTTGCCCGAATTTCGTCCTTTCTCTCCCACCTCCCGAGGGCAATCCCTCGACGATCCCTTCTTTGGTCCTTCATTACCCACCGTTGCACCGACGCCCTGGTCGACATCGCCGACCGGATCGGATCTACCTCCCACCGCGGTGGTCTGGTCTGCCGATCGTCCTGTCGCGTTGATGGATGACGAGACCGAAGCGATCGATTCCGACGCCCCTCTCGCACCCTCCTACGCGAACAGTGGGATCGACAAGTCCTCGATTGACGGAACGAAAGCAAACATCGGGTTCCAAATTCACAATCGCTACCTGATCACCGAGGACGAGCAAGGCATGGTGATCATCGATCAGCACGCCCTTCACGAACGTATCTTGTACGAGCAAATCAAGAATAAAGTCTTAGCCAAGACGCTGGATGTCCAAAGATTGCTGGTCCCCGAAACGATCACCCTCTCTGCCGCCGAGACGGCGATGGCGTTGGAATTCCAAGATGTTCTGCGGGAAATCGGCATCGACATTGAGCCTTTCGGAGGGGACACCCTCCTCGTGTCCTCGTACCCAGCCATGCTACAAGGAATCTCACCGGGCGAAATGCTGCGTCAAGTGCTCGACCCGCTCATGAGCGGCGGAAAGAAACCCGACGTCCGAAACTTGCTCGACGAACTCATGAACATGGTGGCTTGCAAAGCGGCAATCAAGGCAGGTGACCGGCTTACCAGCGACGAGATTTCGTCGCTCCTATCCCAACGCCACCTCTATCACGACACCCACCATTGCCCGCACGGACGACCGACCGCACTGTTTTTCTCACGCGAGCAACTCGATAAAATGTTCAAGCGGACGTGA
- a CDS encoding DUF4465 domain-containing protein encodes MKISISILLLAITFILAPSYALSQTTVTFDEFQLSPNSYYNGSDGAGGWSSQGVSFSNSYNASWGSWSGWSYSNVVDTTTVGFTNQYASYAGGGANGVGGVAIGQNYAIATGSRATINLPTISLLQSVDITNSTYAALSMANGDQFAKKFGGVTGNDSDWFQVTLRGYDGLDATGNQTGSVTVDLADYRFANNAQDYILDDWRTIDLSILSGVRSVRLEFASSDVGLYGMNTPAYVAMDNLRFSAVPEPTSFALCGAIAIAGWGVRRWRTGKQCGSDGDAT; translated from the coding sequence ATGAAGATTTCCATTTCCATATTGTTGCTCGCGATCACTTTTATCTTGGCCCCTTCTTACGCGTTATCGCAGACCACGGTTACGTTCGATGAGTTTCAACTTTCCCCTAATAGTTATTACAACGGGTCGGATGGTGCGGGGGGGTGGAGCAGTCAAGGAGTTTCTTTTAGCAATTCGTACAACGCGAGTTGGGGAAGCTGGAGCGGTTGGTCGTATAGCAACGTAGTCGATACCACGACTGTAGGGTTCACCAACCAGTATGCGTCCTATGCAGGGGGCGGGGCCAATGGCGTAGGTGGCGTTGCGATCGGCCAGAACTATGCGATCGCCACGGGTTCGAGGGCCACGATCAATCTACCTACCATTTCACTTCTGCAATCTGTCGATATCACAAACTCCACTTACGCAGCGCTGTCGATGGCCAATGGCGATCAATTCGCGAAGAAGTTTGGGGGGGTGACTGGGAACGACTCCGATTGGTTCCAAGTCACCCTCAGGGGATATGACGGGCTCGATGCGACGGGGAATCAAACAGGATCGGTGACGGTGGATCTGGCCGACTATCGATTCGCGAACAACGCGCAAGACTATATTTTGGACGATTGGCGTACCATCGATTTGTCGATTCTATCCGGAGTCCGATCCGTCCGTTTAGAGTTTGCTTCCTCGGATGTTGGGTTGTATGGCATGAATACTCCCGCCTACGTCGCCATGGACAATCTGCGATTCAGCGCCGTACCCGAGCCAACCAGTTTTGCGCTTTGCGGTGCGATTGCGATCGCTGGATGGGGAGTTCGACGTTGGCGCACTGGGAAGCAGTGCGGCTCCGATGGTGATGCTACCTAA
- a CDS encoding DUF1559 domain-containing protein — protein sequence MNSPEPAVTSSVFPTRVRPVPAGAGSNGLRPSVSSPCIRVCELNAEEQCLGCGRTRAEIGAWSLVSDRVKQSIVEASRERLASLLSNGAHRSGEGQPGGGAKSGFTLVELLVVISIIGVLVALLLPAVQAAREAARRLQCVNNLKQMGIGFHNYHSLYNRFPFGGAGSVSETSAAIRARWRPSWGTVLLPFIEQQAIYEEMDLRLPYIDPVNHVAGARTIPIYLCPSAPKTVMARPNGDTPNSTVLFGRTDYGGNYGERGLRCYPNLNCQNNYSEQGDLSGGGRGVLLFGSERQIGLVDITDGSSNTVVLGEAPEGLHSIWVGHRNLFDQSTPINTRTANSSRWPSCHTVFKSRQGNFCDFGQEFHSYHTGGSLFLFGDGSARFVEEQTEPQVLAALLSRRGGEVVTD from the coding sequence GTGAATAGCCCTGAACCCGCAGTGACTTCGTCCGTTTTCCCGACTCGCGTTCGACCGGTTCCGGCTGGTGCCGGCTCGAATGGTTTACGCCCTTCGGTGTCGTCCCCGTGCATTCGAGTGTGCGAGCTGAATGCCGAGGAGCAGTGTTTGGGGTGCGGTCGAACCCGCGCCGAGATCGGAGCTTGGAGTTTGGTTTCAGACCGCGTAAAGCAGTCGATCGTGGAGGCCAGTCGGGAGCGATTGGCAAGCTTGTTGAGCAATGGTGCCCATCGAAGCGGAGAAGGCCAGCCCGGCGGTGGAGCCAAGTCTGGATTTACGCTCGTTGAGTTATTGGTGGTGATTTCCATTATCGGCGTCTTGGTCGCATTGCTCTTGCCTGCCGTGCAAGCGGCGAGGGAGGCCGCGCGTCGGCTTCAGTGCGTCAACAACTTGAAGCAGATGGGGATCGGTTTCCATAACTACCACAGTCTTTACAACAGGTTTCCCTTTGGAGGGGCCGGTTCCGTGAGCGAGACTTCGGCCGCGATTCGTGCTCGTTGGAGGCCGAGTTGGGGGACGGTGTTGTTGCCTTTCATCGAGCAGCAAGCCATTTACGAGGAGATGGATCTTCGGCTCCCTTATATCGATCCTGTGAATCATGTGGCGGGTGCAAGGACTATCCCCATTTACCTTTGTCCGTCGGCGCCGAAGACGGTGATGGCACGTCCCAATGGAGATACGCCCAATTCGACGGTTCTCTTTGGGCGAACGGATTATGGCGGCAATTATGGAGAGCGCGGACTGCGATGCTACCCAAATTTGAATTGTCAAAACAACTATAGCGAGCAAGGAGATTTGTCTGGTGGTGGACGGGGCGTGCTTTTGTTCGGAAGCGAGCGTCAGATCGGATTGGTCGACATCACCGACGGGTCATCCAATACGGTCGTGTTGGGGGAGGCACCGGAGGGGCTGCATTCGATTTGGGTTGGGCACCGAAACCTCTTTGATCAAAGCACGCCGATCAACACCCGAACGGCGAACAGCTCCAGGTGGCCATCATGTCACACGGTGTTCAAGAGCCGGCAAGGTAACTTCTGCGATTTTGGTCAGGAGTTTCATAGCTATCACACCGGCGGTTCTCTTTTTCTGTTTGGGGATGGTTCTGCTCGCTTTGTCGAGGAGCAGACCGAACCGCAAGTACTCGCTGCCCTCCTTTCGCGTCGGGGTGGGGAAGTCGTGACCGACTAG
- a CDS encoding c-type cytochrome domain-containing protein: protein MVTVLPKRLATRFSFATALTLAYFGASVGFCLESPAPSAAATIDYSRQVQPILTKYCSGCHNDDDAEADVQLHSLEALQSSDKAAGLIVPKNAADSKLWKLIEGSLEPVMPPVDETQPTDVEKQILRDWIDQGALGESKSLSLRERWNLPRSSSASNPPGLYAMAPASSDTWIMGYQDHVAIKKSQWMERQSLPITGRITKLRFAKDGKQVAIISGIPGLGGQITIAEFQNGSLTHRRTIEGHSDAIYGVAWSPDGQSLATSGYDKSVRLWSVATGELVRTFSGHNGAVYDVDFDPTGQVIATASADETIKLWRVDSGERLDTMGQGEAEQYAVRFSPSGDSVLAVGADRRIRVWKIQSLTTPTVSPMLHSVFAHEAAVVAVAFSPDGTRIATAGEDRSIKAWTWPTIEPLGEAGRITDVPTSLFWKDAKTFVASSIDGKVHQFVSPSTPSQPINPTTPLPPAASENHSVSNPSEGKTSKGNPSDGQTVLEFGEVTQTRSPATAQHLQPPCRVSGALSESDARSAAPGDWYSLDAKAGEPWLITIEAATQKSPMDSFVDILDASGKPVLRTRLQALRESYFTFRGKDSTIADDFRMHRWEDMELNEYLYAAGEVVRLWLYPRGPDSGFKVYPGERSRWTYFDTTATTHALNEPAWIVRELQANEAPTPNGLPVFPIYYSNDDESTRRLGKDSQLTFTPPEDGRYLIRVRDARGQFGDAYRYRLVITRPNPQFSLQLEPAEITMRSSGGAEFSLVANRREGHRERIDIRPVDLPVGLAMTSDLNVESDQIRCVATFTATPEAFSKLPDAFSIQLEATSHSANYPQPQSETLTLKVKKVAKETMPLKLVGKSDPDDAEPIREFTLQAGTTGVLKLVIDRGKLEGDISFGNAESGRNLPHGVFVDNIGLNGLLIPAGQSTREVFITAAKFVPEQVRHFHIKASVDGNPTTLPVAIRIVR from the coding sequence ATGGTTACCGTTCTACCCAAACGACTTGCCACGCGATTCTCCTTTGCCACTGCCCTCACGCTTGCTTACTTTGGTGCATCGGTTGGTTTCTGCCTGGAATCCCCTGCCCCGTCGGCAGCTGCCACCATCGATTACTCCCGGCAAGTCCAACCGATCTTGACCAAATACTGCAGCGGATGCCACAACGACGACGATGCGGAAGCGGATGTGCAACTCCACTCGCTCGAAGCCCTGCAATCGTCGGACAAGGCAGCGGGATTGATCGTTCCCAAGAACGCGGCCGATTCCAAACTTTGGAAGCTGATCGAAGGTTCATTGGAACCTGTCATGCCCCCCGTCGACGAAACGCAACCCACGGACGTCGAGAAACAAATCCTTCGCGACTGGATCGATCAAGGTGCTTTGGGCGAATCCAAATCCCTTTCTCTTCGCGAGCGTTGGAATCTCCCTCGATCGTCATCCGCTTCGAATCCGCCAGGCCTTTACGCGATGGCTCCCGCCTCCTCCGATACTTGGATCATGGGATACCAAGACCATGTCGCCATCAAAAAATCCCAGTGGATGGAACGCCAGTCTCTCCCCATCACGGGGAGAATTACCAAACTGCGTTTTGCCAAAGACGGAAAGCAAGTGGCAATCATCTCAGGCATCCCCGGCTTGGGAGGACAAATCACCATTGCAGAATTCCAAAATGGAAGCTTGACCCATCGACGAACTATCGAAGGTCACTCGGATGCCATCTATGGCGTCGCGTGGAGCCCCGATGGTCAGTCGCTAGCGACATCCGGGTATGACAAGTCGGTGCGCCTGTGGTCGGTTGCCACCGGTGAGCTTGTGCGAACCTTCTCCGGCCACAATGGAGCCGTCTACGACGTCGACTTCGATCCCACCGGACAAGTTATCGCGACGGCGAGCGCTGACGAAACGATCAAACTCTGGCGCGTCGATTCCGGCGAAAGACTCGATACCATGGGTCAGGGGGAAGCCGAACAATACGCTGTTCGCTTTTCCCCCTCCGGGGACTCGGTACTAGCGGTTGGTGCCGATCGGCGTATCCGCGTCTGGAAAATCCAATCTCTGACCACTCCCACTGTCAGCCCAATGTTGCATTCGGTCTTTGCCCACGAAGCGGCTGTGGTCGCCGTCGCCTTCTCTCCCGACGGAACCAGAATCGCGACGGCTGGCGAAGACCGTTCGATCAAAGCTTGGACGTGGCCAACTATCGAACCACTCGGTGAAGCGGGACGGATCACCGATGTTCCGACCTCTCTCTTTTGGAAGGATGCCAAAACATTCGTCGCGTCATCGATCGACGGAAAGGTGCATCAGTTTGTTTCACCAAGCACTCCATCCCAGCCGATCAATCCAACCACCCCTCTGCCACCTGCCGCGTCGGAGAACCACTCTGTCTCGAATCCCAGTGAAGGCAAAACCAGTAAAGGCAATCCTAGTGATGGCCAAACGGTGCTCGAATTTGGGGAAGTAACTCAGACTCGCTCCCCTGCGACGGCCCAGCATCTCCAACCACCCTGCCGCGTCTCAGGGGCCTTGTCCGAATCGGACGCGAGATCTGCGGCCCCTGGAGACTGGTATTCCTTGGACGCCAAAGCGGGCGAGCCATGGCTCATCACTATCGAAGCCGCGACCCAAAAATCGCCGATGGATAGCTTTGTGGATATTCTCGATGCGAGCGGAAAACCGGTGCTCCGCACGCGATTGCAAGCCCTTCGCGAATCCTACTTTACCTTCCGCGGAAAAGACTCCACCATCGCAGATGACTTCCGCATGCATCGATGGGAAGACATGGAACTCAACGAATACCTCTATGCGGCAGGCGAAGTAGTGCGGTTATGGCTTTATCCCCGTGGTCCTGACTCGGGGTTCAAGGTCTACCCGGGGGAACGCAGTCGCTGGACCTACTTCGACACCACAGCGACGACCCACGCTCTCAATGAGCCCGCTTGGATTGTCCGAGAATTGCAAGCGAACGAAGCTCCCACCCCAAACGGACTCCCAGTCTTCCCGATCTACTATTCGAATGACGATGAATCGACCCGACGTCTTGGCAAGGACAGTCAATTGACTTTCACCCCTCCCGAAGATGGCCGCTACCTGATTCGCGTTCGCGATGCACGCGGGCAATTCGGGGACGCCTACCGATACCGTTTGGTCATCACGCGCCCCAACCCTCAGTTTTCACTCCAACTGGAACCTGCCGAAATCACCATGCGATCTTCGGGCGGAGCCGAGTTCAGCCTGGTTGCCAATCGACGAGAGGGGCATCGCGAACGCATCGACATCCGACCGGTCGACCTTCCGGTAGGCCTCGCGATGACCAGCGATCTAAACGTCGAATCGGACCAAATCCGATGCGTTGCCACCTTCACCGCGACCCCCGAAGCGTTTTCCAAACTGCCCGACGCGTTCTCGATCCAACTTGAGGCGACGTCCCACTCTGCCAACTACCCCCAGCCGCAGTCGGAAACCCTCACCTTGAAGGTCAAAAAAGTGGCCAAAGAAACCATGCCTCTTAAGTTGGTTGGGAAATCCGATCCCGATGACGCCGAACCCATTCGTGAATTTACGTTGCAAGCAGGTACGACTGGCGTCTTAAAACTCGTCATCGATCGCGGCAAACTCGAAGGGGATATCTCGTTCGGAAATGCGGAATCAGGACGAAACCTCCCCCACGGCGTGTTCGTGGACAATATCGGTCTCAACGGGCTCCTCATACCTGCCGGGCAATCCACGCGCGAAGTCTTTATCACTGCGGCCAAGTTCGTGCCTGAGCAAGTCCGCCACTTCCATATCAAAGCCAGTGTGGATGGCAATCCGACCACCCTCCCTGTCGCCATCCGTATCGTCCGCTAA